In the genome of Hydrogenispora ethanolica, the window ACCCGGTGTTCGGCAATGATCCGGCCCTGGGCCTGATCCCAGCGGATCCGCTCCGCCGTCAACTCTTTGCCGTCAGCGGTCCAAAACCGAACTTCACCACTTAATTCCATGGTCCGGGTCCGCCAATCGATCATACCGGTCTGCGCAGTAAGATGATAACTCGCTTGCTTATTGAGGACATAATCGCCGCGAATGCCTTCCAATCGGGCGGTGGTCTGATCCTTGGCCATTTTGGAGACAGTCAAATCCCAGTAACTGTCTTTTTCGGAACCGGGAACTTTAACATTGATACCGGTCAATTCATCGAGAACCTCGGCCGGTTTCTCTCGTTCCCCGGGCTTGCTCTGATTTTGGTGGGACGCTTGAAACATAGCAACTCCGGAGATGATCAGGGCGATGCCAAATACCACAACCATAAGAATCGTCAACCATCGTTTCCTTAGCTCCACCGTTTTCTCCCTTTCTGACCGGGAAACATATCCTCAAAATATTCTTCAAATATTCTTCGCGAAACGGACCAATAAATCCTGCTCCAAAAGCCGTAAGATCAAGGAAAGCCGCCGTATTTTCAATGGAAAACAGCATAGAAGCTGACAATGCTGGAAATCGCTGAAACCGTGATTGCGCCGGCTATCATCTAATTATAACGCCACGATTTTGAGCCCATGCCGGGCAGCGAGGTCCAAAAACTCCTCTTTCGCTACAATCAACGTCTTGGCGGCTTCAATCCCCAAAACCCCAGCCCGAGCTGTTATCATGGATTGAAGGGTCGAAAGGCCAACCGTCGGCACATCAAAACGTTCATCCTGTTTGGGTTTGCTTACCTTTACCACAACCGCGCCAGGCCCGCCCAGTGTACCACCGCGCAATATCGCCTGATCGGTTCCTTCAATGGCCTCCACGGCCAATACAACCCCGTTCTTTACTATAACGCTTTGTCCAATGTCCAGTTCCCCACTGACCTTTGCCATTCGAAATCCCAGTTGCAAATCGCCGTTTTCCACGGCAGAAATCTCGCCGAGCCGCATCCCCGCCGGAGCCAGCAAATGGCGAAGATAATCGGTTTGCTTGGCAACATGAATTCCCTGCTTTTCAAAAGCCTCCACAATGGCAAGCAGAACCGCGTCATCGTTTTTTTGAGGAAGCGACGCCAGCAGCGCTTGGCATAACGGATCAAATCCCCCTTGAAACAACGCTTCTTTTCCGACCTTTCCGGCAAAAACCACTTCCTTCACCGCTTGGCGATGGAAAGTCTCGATAATTGAGCCCAACTTTCCGGCGGGAAGCAGTTGGAAATCATCGGCTTTTTGAGCGATTTCCGGGTCGACCTCTCCCGCCAGGCCCACTACCACCGCGCGATAGCCGCGGCTCTTAATCTCTTGCAAAGCATCAAATGGCAGCCGGCCGCGCCCCGCGACGAGTCCTACTCCAGCTTGTCGATTCATCATCAACACTCCCGTCTCTCAGTATCCAACGAAAAAATTTTCTATCTACATAAAAAACGAAAATTTTATTTCAAATGAAAAGGGTAGTAGAAATGGCAAAAAGACTAGACGATCGTCTAGTCTTTTATCAACCTTAGTTTCCCGAGAACTTACCTTAAAATACCCCGTTCGGCATTGCGCAGGAAACGGATGAAATGATCGATCTCCTGGCTGCCCTGGAGTTCTTGCTCCATCTGTTCAATGGCCCGGCTAATCGTCAAGCTGGACCGGTAGAGGATCCGATAGGCTTTTTTGATCTCATCCCGCACTTCGGAAACGATCCCATTCCGACGCAAACCGACTACATTAATGCCGGATACTTTGGCGGGATTTCCATCCACCAGCACAAACGGAGGAATGTCCTTCACGATCTTCGAACAAGCGCCGATCATGGCCATCTTGCCGACTTTGGTGAATTGATGGACTCCGGTCAAGCCGCTGATAATCGCCCGATCTTCCACCACAACATGCCCGGCCAAAGCCGAACAGTTACCGATGATTACGTGGTTGCCGACCTGACAGTCGTGAGCGACATGGGAATAGGCCATGAACAAACTATTGCTGCCGATGCGGGTTTCCAGTCCCCCGCCCTCGGTACCGCGGCTGATCGTGACATTTTCCCGGAAAATATTGTTATCGCCGATGACCAGAAAACTTTTTTCACCTTTGAATTTTAAATCCTGTGGTTCGCAGCCGATGCTGCCGCCGTGATAAAATCGGTTTCCCTCGCCAATTGTCGTCCAGCCTTCAATGACCACATTGGGTCCGATAATACAATTATCGCCAATCACAACATTTTCTCCAATAATGGCATAGGGGCCGATAACTACATTGCGTCCGATAACCGCACCCGGATGGACAATGGCGGTTTCGTGGATTTCGCGGATTGCCACCACTTTCGATTCGACGAGTTTCATTGTCATGAATGAGCCCCCTATCATAATTGCCCCCAGAACTAAGAAGTAAAATTATTAATATAATCTGGAGATATGTATCAAGATTGGACAGGCATTTACGACGTTTTTTAAGCAAATAACGTGATTATTCCCATAAAATCTTTCTTATTCTCTCCAATATGCCATGAATCTATAAATTTATTCGCCGACCACAAACATCAGATCGGCTTCGGTCGCCACCTGATTGTCCACCCTGGCCACGGCATGCACTTTGCCGACACTGCCTTTAAGGCGGATGACTTCAATTTCCATAATAATTTGGTCGCCGGGGACGATCGTCTTGCGGAACCGCGCATTGTCTATCCCGGTGAAATAAGGGATCTTGCCCTTGTGTTCCTCTTGGGACAGCATCAGTATTCCCGCAGACTGCGCCAGAGCTTCGATGATCAGCACCCCGGGCATGACCGGTTTGGCCGGAAAATGGCCGTTAAAAAACTCCTCATTGGCCGTGACATTTTTGAGGGCCACGATCCGTTGCTTGGGTTCAATCTCCAGGACCCGGTCGACCAATAAAAAAGGATAGCGGTGCGGCAACATTTTTTTGATCTCATTGATATCCATCTCGAAAATTCCTCCTCTTTATCTGGCCGCGACCGGGGTCGGGGCCGAAATGGCGGCGATCTTCTTCGCCAACTCCGAATCCAGTGCGTGACCGGAACGGATTGCGACCAATTGTCCGGCGAGCGGACCTAAAAGGTACAGATCCCCCAAGATATCCAGAATTTTATGGCGCACGATCTCATCGGGAAAACGCAGTTCATTGACATAACCGTCCTCGCCCACGATTACCGCGCTGTTGAAATCGCCGCCCAAAGCCAGACCCCGGCTCCGGAGATATTCGATCTCCTTCATAAAGGCGATGGTCCGGGCCGGAGCGATCTCCGTGACAAAGCTCTCCGGATTCAGCACATATTGCAAGTATTGGTTGCCGGTTACCGGATGGTCGGAGGTGAAGGTAAAGCTGATGGCTAACTGCTCTTGCTCCGGCGCGGCCGGCAATCCGATCAGCATCGCTTTGGAAGGCTCACCCTGACGCATGACGGTTCCTTCCACCCATACCGGCTCCTTAATGCGCGTGTAACGGCGAAGTGCCGCTTGCGCGGTTAAACCGGCCTTCAGTATTTTTTCGACAAAGAATAAGCCACTGTTGTCTCCCGCCGGAATCTCTTCACCGTCGACTTCCACCAGCACATTATCGATGCCCAAGCCATGAAAGACGGCCATTAAGTGTTCGATCGTCCCGATCTTCCAGCCATCCTTGCCGATGGTGGTATTTTTGGTGGTATCCACCAGCGCATGGATATCCGCTTTCACACGAGGCTGTCCTGGCAGATCGGTCCGGCCGAACCATACTCCGGAGTCAGCCGGCAAGGGCGTCAAACGCATCCGAACCTCGGCCCCGCAGTGCAGCGCCCGCCCCTCGATGACAATCTCATCAGCAATCGTCTGTTGAAATGCCAATTTTGTACCTCCGTCGCATTTTCATTGCCTGTTTCCCCGGCTTGATTGTTTTGCATTCGGCCTTGGGAATAAGAAATTTATTTCATCCTAGCTATCGCGCTTCCATCCCGGTAAAAAGCTAAATAACTGCCATCATATAAAAACATCTTCATGAATTATATGTCAGCCCGGGAACCCTGTCAAGTAAAATCAATGCCGCAACAGCTGATGATACTTCTTGCCAATCTCCGAAGTCGGATGTTCGAAAACTTGCTGCGGCGGTCCCTCTTCCACGACCCGGCCTTTATCCATAAAGACGATGCGGTCGGCGGCCCGCCGGGCAAACGACAGCTCGTGCGTTACAATCAGCATCGTGGTGTTGCCCTCTTGGACCAGTTCCTCCATGACCTCCAAAACCTCGCCGATCAGAATCGGGTCGAGCGAGGCCGTGGGTTCGTCCCATAACATGATCTCCGGCTCCAGCGCCAACGCCCGGGCGATGCCCACCCGTTGCTGCTCCCCGCCGCTGAGCTCATCCGGTCGGTCCTGCAATTTTGTACCGAGCCCGACCTTGCCCAGGGCGCACTCCGCCCGGCGATTGGCTTCCTCGACGCTCACTCCTTGCAGACGGAGCGGCATCGCCACATTATCAAGAGCCGTCAAGCGACGGATCAAGTTGAAGTGTTGAAAGACAAATCCGATCTTCCGCCGGACCGCTAGCAACTCATGGAGATTGAGATCGGTGATCGGCTGGCCCGCCAAGCGGATCGCTCCGGAATCCGGTTCGGTCAGCCGGTTGATGCAGCGGATCAGCGTTGACTTGCCGCAACCGCTCGGTCCCATGATGACGACCGTCTCGCCTTTTTCAACGCGGAGATCGACTCCGTCGAGGGCTTGCTTCCGGCCGTAATTTTTCATTAGATCAGAGACTTCCAACATGCTTTAGCACCAGCCTATTTAGAGAATTCCCCGGTCCGTCCGCGCCGGGAAGCCCGGCACGGACGGGACTTCGGGCCTTGGTGGATTCCTCACTCAAGTATATGATTCAACGCTCGGTAACGGTCATTATTTCATAATCATCTTCCAGCGGTTCAAGACCTGCAACAATCCGGGGCGTCCGGCCGGAATCACGATCTCCCGCATGATGGTCTTGAATGGTAATCCCAATGAGAGCCCGGCCATCACCTCGTCCTTGCTGACAGGATTGATCTTTTCCGCCAGCGACGAAATGAGAATTCCCAGTACAACGCCGCCGATTCCGACATAGAACAGATTGACATAAGGGATCCTGGCCCCCGACATCGCGAAGGTCGCTACCAGCCAAACGCAACCCATGGCTCCGGCATAGAGGTTGGCCGGATTGACCAGCCACTGCAGCAGCCGGTAGCCGCGGTCGAGCCAGACATTGTCCGGCTTGAGCTTCTTTTTGGCGAAGAACGAGTAACCCATCATTCGTAACATCGAAACCACCAGCGATTGATCCAGAATGAACGACAGGACCCACAGAATCAGGACCACCAATGCCGCAATGGTCGAGCGGACCTCCGCCAAAATCTTAAAAAGCTCGCTCCGGATGTCGAATTGAATGGTACCCGACGGCAAGGAGAAGATATTCACTTGATTATTGCCCAAGGCGTCCCGGATCGCGGCGTCAACCAACTGCCGGTCGATGCCGGTTTTCGTGAAGATCTGCAGCCGGCTGCCGGTGGCCGTCTGACCGCCGATATACTTGTCGATCAACGTCACTGTGCGGCCGATCTCCTCATCCATCATCTTCGGCAGCGAATCCCTCAAGCGTTGCATCTCCGCGATTAAGGCGCCGAGGTCGATCTTGTCCGAGCCGAATACGTGATCGCTCACGGCATTCAGTCCCGCCTTCAGGTCGGCCGGATTGACCCCGGTGATCTTCGACAGCACTTCGTTGGTGGACCCGAGCAGCTCCTGCAATTTCTGCTGGTTTGCGCTGCCCGGCGTGAAGACGGTTCCCACATTGTCGATCTGCTGCGCTAGATCCTTGGCCTTGTTGCGCCAGGAAAGCAGGACCGACATCACCGGGTTGAAACGGTTGATAAAATCATCCAGCGCGCCGATGCGGTCGCGGATCGCTCTTTCGACCGTGCGCAATTGCGAATTCAAAAGCTCCATCTTCTCGCCGATGCCCCCGTCTCCGCCGAGCGAATTCTGGAGCAACGGGCTGCCCATCAGCAAGCGAGCGCCCTGCAAGCCGTTCAATGCCGTGCTGAAACGGTTTTCCACGACTTGAACCCGGGCAAAATTACGGGCCAAGAAATCCAGATCATCGCCGACGCTGCTGATCAAGCGGACGGTCCGGTTCAAGCCGGACTGATTGGCTTTGCCGCTCAGGCCGGTGATCCCCGCCGCCATCCCGTTCAACGCCGACTGCACCTGGGTGAGCTGATGGTAAACCTTTTCGACGCCGCTGACAGTCAACCCTGCGCCGCTGCTGCTGTTATTGTTATAATCGGCGATCGCCGAATTCACATTGGTCAACAGCTGGATCCCCTGATCCATCGCGTAAACGAGCTGGGCTTTCCTGCTGGAGACCTCCACTGTTCCAACGGCTTGGCCGATCTTATCCCCGGCCGATACCCGGTATGCG includes:
- the lptC gene encoding LPS export ABC transporter periplasmic protein LptC, which codes for MTILMVVVFGIALIISGVAMFQASHQNQSKPGEREKPAEVLDELTGINVKVPGSEKDSYWDLTVSKMAKDQTTARLEGIRGDYVLNKQASYHLTAQTGMIDWRTRTMELSGEVRFWTADGKELTAERIRWDQAQGRIIAEHRVRLKGPGLSLDASKLDASLDLDQVRFSGTTKVTYRR
- a CDS encoding LpxI family protein, which gives rise to MMNRQAGVGLVAGRGRLPFDALQEIKSRGYRAVVVGLAGEVDPEIAQKADDFQLLPAGKLGSIIETFHRQAVKEVVFAGKVGKEALFQGGFDPLCQALLASLPQKNDDAVLLAIVEAFEKQGIHVAKQTDYLRHLLAPAGMRLGEISAVENGDLQLGFRMAKVSGELDIGQSVIVKNGVVLAVEAIEGTDQAILRGGTLGGPGAVVVKVSKPKQDERFDVPTVGLSTLQSMITARAGVLGIEAAKTLIVAKEEFLDLAARHGLKIVAL
- the lpxA gene encoding acyl-ACP--UDP-N-acetylglucosamine O-acyltransferase, which produces MTMKLVESKVVAIREIHETAIVHPGAVIGRNVVIGPYAIIGENVVIGDNCIIGPNVVIEGWTTIGEGNRFYHGGSIGCEPQDLKFKGEKSFLVIGDNNIFRENVTISRGTEGGGLETRIGSNSLFMAYSHVAHDCQVGNHVIIGNCSALAGHVVVEDRAIISGLTGVHQFTKVGKMAMIGACSKIVKDIPPFVLVDGNPAKVSGINVVGLRRNGIVSEVRDEIKKAYRILYRSSLTISRAIEQMEQELQGSQEIDHFIRFLRNAERGILR
- the fabZ gene encoding 3-hydroxyacyl-ACP dehydratase FabZ; translation: MDINEIKKMLPHRYPFLLVDRVLEIEPKQRIVALKNVTANEEFFNGHFPAKPVMPGVLIIEALAQSAGILMLSQEEHKGKIPYFTGIDNARFRKTIVPGDQIIMEIEVIRLKGSVGKVHAVARVDNQVATEADLMFVVGE
- the lpxC gene encoding UDP-3-O-acyl-N-acetylglucosamine deacetylase, whose protein sequence is MAFQQTIADEIVIEGRALHCGAEVRMRLTPLPADSGVWFGRTDLPGQPRVKADIHALVDTTKNTTIGKDGWKIGTIEHLMAVFHGLGIDNVLVEVDGEEIPAGDNSGLFFVEKILKAGLTAQAALRRYTRIKEPVWVEGTVMRQGEPSKAMLIGLPAAPEQEQLAISFTFTSDHPVTGNQYLQYVLNPESFVTEIAPARTIAFMKEIEYLRSRGLALGGDFNSAVIVGEDGYVNELRFPDEIVRHKILDILGDLYLLGPLAGQLVAIRSGHALDSELAKKIAAISAPTPVAAR
- a CDS encoding amino acid ABC transporter ATP-binding protein, which translates into the protein MLEVSDLMKNYGRKQALDGVDLRVEKGETVVIMGPSGCGKSTLIRCINRLTEPDSGAIRLAGQPITDLNLHELLAVRRKIGFVFQHFNLIRRLTALDNVAMPLRLQGVSVEEANRRAECALGKVGLGTKLQDRPDELSGGEQQRVGIARALALEPEIMLWDEPTASLDPILIGEVLEVMEELVQEGNTTMLIVTHELSFARRAADRIVFMDKGRVVEEGPPQQVFEHPTSEIGKKYHQLLRH